A genomic segment from Malus domestica chromosome 05, GDT2T_hap1 encodes:
- the LOC103435844 gene encoding uncharacterized protein gives MSENRVRTIKLRCPSAAKTASFAAQEEQKLDLGSIARAFGVDPQTLKLNGHFIGRGSDLIASSVTWKSLLSFFFTKRLPTGEDDANPIVVDGKLCRAGTKRVGCDVVDDSRGREAELEDGEFLGMKSKKMRTTSNVGICSKRKQLLEDVKLLKKLKISETNPDIQGSSNGLCKSIASNHFSCSYMSGSMKRMTEDEAGLPHLLRGFTVSAAVV, from the exons ATGTCAGAAAACAGAGTCAGGACGATAAAGCTGCGCTGCCCATCGGCTGCGAAAACGGCGTCATTCGCTGCACAGGAGGAGCAGAAGCTGGACCTGGGCTCCATAGCCAGAGCATTCGGGGTGGACCCACAAACGCTGAAGCTCAACGGACACTTCATCGGCAGAGGCTCCGACCTCATCGCTTCCTCGGTCACCTGGAAGTCcctcctctctttcttcttcaccAAACGACTCCCCACGGGGGAAGACGACGCCAACCCCATCGTCGTCGACGGCAAGCTCTGTAGAGCTGGCACCAAGA GAGTTGGGTGTGACGTTGTTGATGATAGCAGAGGAAGAGAGGCAGAGTTGGAAGATGGGGAATTTTTGGGGATGAAGAGTAAAAAGATGAGGACGACTAGCAATGTTGGAATTTGCTCCAAGAGGAAGCAATTGTTGGAGGATGTGAAGTTGCTCAAAAAGTTGAAAATTAGTGAAACCAACCCAG ATATTCAAGGAAGCAGTAATGGACTGTGCAAGAGCATCGCGAGCAACCACTTCAGTTGCAGTTATATGAGTGGGAGTATGAAGAGGATGACAGAAGATGAGGCAG GGTTACCACACTTGCTTCGGGGTTTCACGGTCTCTGCAGCGGTGGTGTAG
- the LOC103435980 gene encoding putative xyloglucan endotransglucosylase/hydrolase protein 1 translates to MRSTNVLVVLVVLVVRKHDVGEAAEDDVSFDQNYVVRYGNDHFLKLNQGRDVQISLDQTTGSGFNSKNGYGSGFFEMKLKLPSSHSPGVVTTFYLTSHPDNKPGNHDELDFEFLGTDGPNYTLQTNIFANDNGEREQRLHLRFDPTEDFHNYGILWNYRQVVFCGYNIPIRVFKNNTMLGARYPELKMFVEGSTWNGESWASHGRKVNWSQSPFQAHYQKFKEKLVSAKCSSQSHNYWWNDKDYWELTAEQQRSYENVTQKYLFYDYCSLRREKFKECQVK, encoded by the exons ATGCGGAGTACCAACG TACTAGTTGTACTAGTTGTACTAGTTGTCAGAAAGCATGATGTAGGCGAAGCAGCTGAGGACGACGTTAGTTTTGACCAAAACTACGTTGTCAGATATGGAAATGATCATTTCTTGAAACTAAACCAAGGAAGAGATGTTCAGATTTCTTTGGACCAAACTACGG GATCTGGATTTAATTCCAAGAACGGATATGGTTCGGGTTTCTTTGAAATGAAGCTGAAATTGCCATCAAGCCATTCTCCAGGAGTTGTCACAACATTTTAT TTAACTTCACATCCAGATAATAAGCCTGGAAACCATGACGAGCTAGACTTCGAGTTCTTGGGTACCGATGGGCCAAATTATACcttacaaacaaatatttttgcAAATGACAATGGGGAGAGAGAGCAGAGGCTTCATCTTCGGTTTGATCCCACCGAGGATTTTCATAATTATGGAATCCTATGGAACTATCGCCAAGTA GTGTTTTGTGGATATAACATCCCAATTAGAGTGTTCAAGAACAATACAATGTTGGGAGCAAGGTACCCTGAACTGAAGATGTTTGTGGAAGGAAGCACATGGAATGGAGAATCTTGGGCATCACATGGCAGAAAAGTAAATTGGTCTCAGTCACCTTTCCAAGCACATTATCaaaaatttaaggaaaaattagtatccg CCAAATGCTCTTCTCAATCCCATAACTATTGGTGGAACGACAAAGATTACTGGGAACTGACCGCAGAGCAGCAAAGATCTTATGAGAATGTGACTCAGAAATAtctgttttatgattattgttCTCTCAGAAGAGAAAAATTCAAGGAATGCCAAGTGAAATAA
- the LOC103435981 gene encoding xyloglucan endotransglucosylase/hydrolase protein 2-like — translation MDFPVLGFLVLILQLVGGMLARDNIFYDENYEVNWGFDHFKSLYRGREVELSLDNSSGAGFISKLSYGSGFFHMRIRLPEAWNTADVCTTFYLTSGDEPHQDELDFELLGSKPGGEKFLLTNVFIDGQGGREETMTFWFDPTTEYHDYQILWNHHQIVFYVDKFPIRIFKNNKKFGVPYISKPMKIQASLWNAEWATRDADIDWRYAPFKAHYEGFDVNGCTPQNSIKDCYGHRYWWNSRKHWELDSNERQKYEDIRRFLVYDYCSAGFPRKPECDLNG, via the exons ATGGATTTTCCAGTGTTGGGTTTCCTTGTGTTAATTCTCCAACTTGTTGGTGGGATGCTTGCACGTgacaatattttctatgatgAGAACTATGAAGTCAACTGGGGATTTGATCATTTCAAATCTTTGTATCGAGGGAGAGAAGTCGAGCTTTCCTTGGATAATAGTTCGG GCGCAGGGTTTATATCCAAGCTAAGCTATGGTTCTGGGTTCTTTCACATGAGGATTAGATTACCAGAAGCCTGGAATACTGCTGATGTTTGCACAACTTTTTAT cTAACTTCAGGCGATGAACCTCATCAAGATGAGCTGGACTTTGAGCTTTTGGGAAGCAAACCAGGGGGGGAAAAATTCTTGCTGACAAATGTTTTTATAGATGGTCAGGGCGGTAGAGAGGAAACCATGACATTTTGGTTTGACCCCACTACTGAGTATCATGACTACCAAATTCTTTGGAACCACCATCAAATTGT ATTTTATGTTGACAAATTCCCAATTAGGATTTTcaagaacaacaaaaaatttggaGTTCCCTACATATCAAAACCAATGAAAATACAAGCAAGCTTGTGGAACGCAGAGTGGGCAACTCGTGATGCAGATATAGATTGGAGATATGCACCTTTTAAAGCTCACTATGAAGGATTTGACGTAAACGGCTGCACACCACAGAACTCCATCAAAGACTGTTATGGGCACAGATATTGGTGGAACAGTAGGAAGCATTGGGAACTTGACTCCAACGAACGACAAAAATACGAGGATATTAGAAGATTTTTGGTGTATGACTACTGTTCAGCTGGTTTTCCAAGGAAACCAGAGTGCGATCTGAATGGATAG
- the LOC103435841 gene encoding ER lumen protein-retaining receptor, whose product MNIFRLAGDMTHLASVLVLLLKIHTIKSCAGISLKTQELYAIVFATRYLDIFTDFISLYNTVMKLVFLGSSFSIVWYIREHKIVRRSYDKDQDTFRHVFLLLPCVFLALIINEKFTFKEVLWTFSLYLEAVAILPQLVLLQRTRNIDNLTGQYVLLLGAYRALYILNWIYRYFTEPHYVHWIPWISGLVQTLLYADFFYYYFHSWKNNKKLQLPA is encoded by the exons ATGAATATATTCAGATTAGCGGGCGACATGACCCACCTGGCCAGCGTCCTCGTCTTGCTCCTCAAGATCCACACTATCAAATCGTGCGCCG GTATTTCTTTGAAGACTCAAGAACTCTATGCCATTGTTTTCGCTACTCGCTACCTGGACATTTTCACCGACTTTATATCTCTGTATAATACCGTCATGAAGTTGGTATTCTTGGGGAGCTCATTTTCAATTGTTTGGTACATTAGGGAGCACAAGATTGTTCGCAGATCTTATGATAAAGACCAAGACACCTTCCGCCATGTGTTTCTTTTGCTGCCATGTGTGTTCTTAGCTCTAATAATCAATGAGAAATTCACCTTCAAGGAG GTCTTGTGGACATTTTCATTATATTTAGAAGCCGTTGCTATACTTCCTCAGCTTGTGCTGTTGCAGAGAACGAGAAACATTGACAATTTGACAGGCCAATATGTGTTACTTCTTGG CGCATACCGAGCTTTATACATTCTCAACTGGATTTACCGCTACTTCACTGAACCACACTATGTTCATTGGATAC CGTGGATTTCCGGGCTTGTTCAAACACTGCTGTATGCCGACTTCTTCTACTATTATTTCCACAG CtggaaaaacaacaaaaagcTCCAGTTACCGGCTTGA
- the LOC139195944 gene encoding xyloglucan endotransglucosylase/hydrolase protein 2-like, which produces MAFSVISVFFLLLGEIFAAENDDIAFDKKYEFIWGNDHILSLNQGRELQLTLDNRSGCKFASYLNYSSGFFHMRMKIPGNNNTAGVVTSFYLMSKASASQHDELDFEFLGNIEGQQITLQTNVFVNGVGDREQRINLWFDPAGNFHDYKIIWNPHQVVFFIDDTPIRVFKNYTNYGVPYPTQPMRIEAALWTADWATFGHKINWTYAPFVAHCQGFDISGCSAQNSDVEECYSSNHWWNNMEYWNLNSTQQKAYENVRKKYMNYDYCDDKAKYPSGLPRECVIQKNGRLHNGQKY; this is translated from the exons ATGGCTTTTTCAGTGATCTCTGTGTTTTTTCTTCTACTTGGTGAGATATTTGCAGCTGAAAATGATGACATTGCTTTCGATAAAAAATATGAGTTCATATGGGGAAATGATCACATCTTGTCTCTGAATCAAGGGAGAGAACTCCAGCTTACGTTGGATAATCGTTCCG GGTGTAAATTTGCTTCGTACCTAAACTACAGTTCTGGGTTCTTCCATATGAGGATGAAGATACCAGGGAATAATAATACTGCAGGAGTTGTCACAAGTTTTTAT CTAATGTCAAAGGCTAGTGCTAGTCAGCATGATGAACTGGACTTTGAGTTCTTGGGTAACATAGAAGGCCAGCAAATCACATTGCAAACAAATGTGTTTGTAAATGGTGTGGGGGACAGAGAGCAAAGGATTAACCTATGGTTTGACCCAGCAGGAAATTTCCACGATTACAAAATTATTTGGAACCCTCATCAAGTTGT ATTTTTCATCGATGACACCCCAATTAgggttttcaaaaattacacaaaCTATGGAGTTCCGTACCCGACGCAGCCAATGCGAATCGAAGCAGCCTTGTGGACTGCAGATTGGGCAACTTTCGGGCATAAGATAAATTGGACTTACGCACCATTTGTAGCTCACTGCCAAGGATTTGACATAAGTGGGTGCTCAGCACAGAACTCCGATGTTGAAGAATGTTATAGCTCCAATCATTGGTGGAACAACATGGAGTATTGGAACCTAAATTCTACCCAACAGAAGGCATATGAGAATGTGAGAAAGAAATACATGAACTACGACTACTGTGATGACAAGGCTAAGTACCCTTCCGGGCTTCCCCGAGAGTGCGTTATTCAGAAAAATGGTCGGCTACATAATGGTCAGAAATATTAG
- the LOC103435843 gene encoding small ubiquitin-related modifier 1-like yields the protein MSATGGGGSGSGGGGEAQKKPLDQSAHINLKVKGQDGNEVYFRIKHTTQLKKLMTAYCDRQSVDMNSIAFLFDGRRLRPEQTPEELEMEDGDEIDAMLHQTGG from the exons ATGTCAGCAACAGGTGGAGGTGGCAGTGGAAGTGGTGGTGGGGGGGAGGCACAGAAGAAACCCCTGGATCAGTCTGCCCACATTAACCTCAAAGTCAAAGGGCAG GATGGTAATGAAGTGTATTTTAGAATTAAACATACGACCCAGCTGAAGAAGCTCATGACTGCCTACTGTGATCGGCAGTCAGTTGACATGAACTCGATTGCCTTCTTGTTCGATGGCCGGAGACTCCGGCCTGAGCAGACTCCAGAGGAG cTCGAGATGGAAGATGGCGATGAGATTGATGCCATGCTGCACCAAACTGGAGGGTGA